In Rhipicephalus microplus isolate Deutch F79 chromosome 9, USDA_Rmic, whole genome shotgun sequence, one genomic interval encodes:
- the LOC119163216 gene encoding uncharacterized protein LOC119163216, whose translation MESRRPFALKDMMVVVTLACILFTSLSSVTGQDVNRCGPDLAKECYLKYKSAVWSEQFKPSQDGVYDEEEFRILCSRIKEKIPCHQYLADCPEAMNGTYRIQERGYEAMTNIVCNSKMLIDFYTAYHCQDWHKVDQCAKAMSPTSDPENPRSLDGNEDYCRMRDIEIACYEKTFNSSCPLPLKTAQTAVNSVVDAIAQLAGCPSSAHAVMVSNGFTVLLVAAVILSWLRT comes from the exons ATGGAGTCAAGACGCCCTTTTGCACTGAAAGACATGATGGTAGTCGTCACTCTGGCGTGCATACTATTCACTTCCTTGTCATCGGTTACAGGGCAAG aTGTCAACAGATGTGGACCCGACTTAGCGAAGGAGTGCTACCTGAAGTATAAAAGTGCGGTATGGTCGGAACAGTTTAAACCGAGCCAAGACGGAGTGTACGACGAAGAGGAATTCAGGATACTTTGCAG CCGCATCAAGGAAAAGATCCCGTGTCACCAATACCTGGCCGATTGCCCTGAAGCGATGAACGGCACCTACCGAATCCAGGAGAGAGGTTACGAGGCAATGACCAACATCGTCTGTAATAGTAAGATGCTGATAG ATTTTTACACAGCATACCATTGTCAAGACTGGCACAAGGTGGACCAGTGCGCAAAAGCAATGTCGCCAACGTCGGATCCAGAGAATCCTCGCTCGCTGGATGGCAATGAAGATTACTGCCG tatgcgTGACATCGAAATTGCTTGCTACGAGAAGACATTCAATTCGTCCTGCCCACTGCCATTGAAGACGGCCCAGACAGCGGTGAACAGCGTTGTGGATGCCATAGCCCAGCTCGCCGGCTGCCCTTCGTCTGCGCACGCTGTCATGGTTTCAAACGGATTTACTGTTCTCCTGGTTGCTGCCGTTATTCTCAGTTGGTTGAGGACGTGA